DNA sequence from the Chitinivibrionales bacterium genome:
CGCATTCCATCGCTTCAACCGGCGGGATTCCAAGCCCTTCATGGGTCGAACAGAAGAGCAACCCTGAGCATCGAGCCAGGAGATGATGATAATTATCCATCGATTCAAACCGGACCCCCTCAGGCAATGCCCTTTTGATTTCCTCGTTTTTATCGACATGCCCACACACCACAAGCTCGTAATCAGGAATGCTTGTGCGTGCAATTTCGAATGCGCTGATCATCCGTTCGAGATTTTTATTTACCGCCCCACCGAGAGCAAGAAAAAATGGATCGCGCTTGAAGGTCACCGGCACATACATATCCGACGACACCGGCATATAGACAACCCTGCATCGAGATGATAATTGGGGCACTATTTTGCAAAGATC
Encoded proteins:
- a CDS encoding glycosyltransferase, with product MKKTNYWKMQKRGIKKSAAVACISHATKNDLCKIVPQLSSRCRVVYMPVSSDMYVPVTFKRDPFFLALGGAVNKNLERMISAFEIARTSIPDYELVVCGHVDKNEEIKRALPEGVRFESMDNYHHLLARCSGLLFCSTHEGLGIPPVEAMECGCPLIVSNIPPVHETCGDAAYYANPYDCVSIAEGMKTVAENPKKWAEMSSRGLRRYREKSGAAGKEWLNIYQSIIEKKREYTRSC